One Candidatus Bathyarchaeota archaeon DNA segment encodes these proteins:
- a CDS encoding DUF2795 domain-containing protein, which yields MEKYLKGMHYPAEKEKLVNNAQTKDAPDDVMNVINRLPEKTYNSPIDITKEIGKIQ from the coding sequence GTGGAGAAGTACCTAAAGGGTATGCATTACCCTGCAGAAAAAGAGAAGTTAGTTAACAACGCCCAAACCAAGGATGCACCCGACGATGTCATGAACGTCATCAACAGATTGCCAGAAAAAACCTACAACTCACCCATCGATATAACTAAAGAAATCGGCAAAATTCAATAA
- a CDS encoding Em GEA1 (EM1) — protein sequence MAQKRKGTMTVAEAGRLGGHKGGRRTAETHGREFYEEIGHKGGLRVQRLIKEGKEQEDR from the coding sequence TTGGCTCAAAAAAGGAAGGGAACTATGACGGTGGCGGAAGCAGGGCGATTAGGAGGGCACAAGGGAGGTCGAAGGACCGCGGAGACGCATGGCAGGGAGTTCTATGAAGAAATTGGGCATAAGGGTGGACTGAGGGTTCAACGGCTAATCAAGGAAGGAAAAGAGCAAGAAGATAGATGA
- a CDS encoding Em GEA1 (EM1), which yields MSENRRKGKMTVQEAGRMGGEKTARTHGEEFYSEIGHKGGQKVRRLIEQGREFEER from the coding sequence TTGTCTGAAAATCGAAGGAAGGGAAAGATGACTGTACAAGAAGCAGGTCGAATGGGTGGAGAAAAAACCGCTAGAACCCATGGTGAAGAATTCTACAGTGAAATCGGTCATAAAGGGGGACAAAAAGTAAGAAGACTCATTGAGCAAGGAAGAGAATTCGAAGAAAGATAA
- a CDS encoding general stress protein B has translation MTVAEAGRKGGQKTAATHGREFYEEIGRKGGEKVSAERGPEFYSEIGSKGGSERAKQHEGTPEARGKTSLEEAGHRGGQRVRRLIQAGKEREGRE, from the coding sequence ATGACCGTTGCCGAAGCAGGAAGGAAAGGCGGACAAAAAACCGCAGCCACACACGGACGCGAATTCTACGAAGAAATCGGACGCAAAGGCGGCGAAAAAGTCTCAGCAGAACGCGGCCCTGAATTCTACAGTGAAATCGGCAGCAAAGGCGGCTCCGAACGGGCCAAACAGCATGAGGGTACACCTGAAGCAAGAGGCAAAACCAGCCTAGAAGAAGCAGGACACAGAGGAGGACAAAGGGTTCGCCGACTGATTCAAGCGGGGAAGGAACGGGAAGGAAGAGAATAA
- a CDS encoding Em GEA1 (EM1) produces the protein MEEKRGKMTVEEAGRRGGLKTAQTHGEEFYSEIGRKGGRIGGPKGGQRVRKLVEQGKAREKE, from the coding sequence TTGGAGGAAAAACGTGGAAAAATGACTGTTGAAGAGGCTGGACGCCGCGGAGGACTAAAAACCGCGCAGACGCATGGCGAAGAATTCTACAGTGAAATTGGACGTAAAGGCGGAAGGATTGGCGGACCAAAAGGAGGGCAACGTGTCCGCAAACTTGTGGAGCAGGGTAAAGCCCGCGAAAAAGAATAA
- a CDS encoding general stress protein, producing MKTEQKRKMTRQEAGRIGGRKVASERGPEFYRAIGKKGGETVAEQRGSKFYQEIGRKGGESRSNRAKKNSRAKRKLAGRKAA from the coding sequence ATGAAAACTGAGCAAAAAAGAAAAATGACCCGACAAGAAGCTGGAAGAATCGGCGGAAGAAAAGTTGCCAGCGAGAGAGGCCCAGAATTTTACCGCGCCATCGGCAAGAAAGGTGGCGAAACTGTGGCTGAGCAGCGTGGTTCCAAGTTTTATCAGGAGATCGGCAGAAAAGGTGGTGAAAGCAGAAGCAATAGAGCAAAGAAAAATAGTAGAGCAAAAAGGAAGCTTGCGGGTAGGAAAGCCGCTTGA
- a CDS encoding flavodoxin domain-containing protein has protein sequence MKKLLVLYYSRSGNTEKMAKAVAEGAQSVNGVEVDVNYHVDAQELTNYDAIALGAPTYRKEIPIDFKNLFEEASAQNLNLKGKLAAAFGSYGWSGEAPKIVLDIMKQEFEMQIVEPTVLAKYIPDQTALDACRELGKKISETLMNTA, from the coding sequence ATGAAGAAATTACTTGTTTTGTATTATAGTCGCAGTGGGAACACTGAAAAGATGGCGAAAGCTGTGGCTGAAGGCGCCCAGAGCGTAAATGGTGTCGAAGTGGATGTCAACTACCACGTGGACGCACAAGAATTAACCAATTATGACGCGATAGCTTTGGGAGCGCCGACTTACAGAAAAGAAATACCAATCGACTTCAAGAACCTCTTCGAAGAAGCCTCAGCCCAAAACTTGAATCTCAAAGGTAAACTTGCTGCGGCGTTTGGCTCCTATGGTTGGAGTGGGGAAGCGCCAAAGATTGTTCTTGACATTATGAAACAAGAGTTTGAAATGCAAATCGTCGAACCGACGGTACTTGCCAAATACATTCCTGACCAAACAGCACTCGACGCCTGCAGAGAGCTTGGCAAAAAGATTTCCGAAACCTTGATGAACACCGCTTAA
- a CDS encoding B12-binding domain-containing radical SAM protein, which produces MKVLLVNPPQTFYPGSDPPAGNLPLGLMYIAAVLQKNGYAVEILDTFMAGAEFEEKNGESVTIGFPLKRIEEEIRSRNPDIVGIAGPFTSQIGHAIAVSKAAKDANPNILTVVGGPHVTLVPKEFLEEAQSVDIAVAGEGEYGMLEIAQHFEGKKPLSEIKGIAYRQNGTVAVNERRPFIEDLDELPYPAYDLVDMEQYLGPSKIGYRSFQKRAISMITSRGCPFNCCFCSVHLHMGKGFRAHSAKYVLDHIQHVVDKYKVKNIFFEDDNLTLDLKRFEAICDGIITRKIRIGWETPNGVRADRLTLELLRKMKQSGCKSVFVGVESGDQQILDKVVCKSLDLNRVVEFAKNAKEVGLKTGAFYIIGFPGETKQNMQRTVDFALEMKRKYDVGMHLFAATPSYGTRLYEECKAKGYIAADLSWNSFAQARQARGLPLITTDEFTPAEVKEIAAKALAEYKKIHLINLAKHPTKALKTAFDQPQLIWKYLKNLPP; this is translated from the coding sequence ATGAAGGTTCTCCTCGTCAACCCGCCGCAGACATTCTACCCCGGCTCAGACCCACCCGCAGGCAACCTGCCCTTGGGTTTAATGTACATAGCTGCGGTGCTCCAGAAAAACGGTTACGCAGTGGAGATTTTGGATACGTTTATGGCAGGTGCGGAGTTTGAGGAAAAAAACGGCGAATCAGTAACCATCGGGTTCCCCCTTAAGCGAATTGAAGAGGAAATCCGAAGCAGAAACCCTGACATAGTGGGCATCGCGGGGCCCTTCACCAGTCAAATCGGCCACGCCATCGCCGTCAGCAAAGCCGCCAAAGACGCCAACCCAAACATCCTAACCGTGGTCGGCGGACCCCACGTCACCTTGGTTCCCAAAGAGTTCCTCGAAGAAGCCCAATCAGTGGACATTGCTGTAGCAGGCGAAGGCGAATATGGCATGCTGGAAATCGCCCAACACTTCGAAGGCAAAAAACCGCTCAGCGAAATCAAAGGAATCGCGTACCGCCAAAACGGCACCGTCGCCGTCAACGAACGACGACCCTTCATCGAAGACCTCGACGAATTGCCATACCCCGCCTACGACTTGGTAGACATGGAGCAGTATCTTGGACCAAGCAAGATTGGCTACCGCAGTTTTCAAAAACGAGCCATCTCGATGATTACCAGTAGGGGGTGTCCGTTTAACTGCTGTTTCTGCTCGGTGCACCTGCATATGGGTAAGGGGTTCCGTGCACACAGCGCCAAATACGTCCTCGACCACATCCAACACGTCGTAGACAAGTACAAGGTCAAAAACATCTTCTTCGAAGACGACAACCTAACCCTTGATTTGAAACGCTTCGAAGCCATCTGCGACGGCATAATCACGCGGAAAATCAGAATCGGCTGGGAAACCCCCAACGGCGTCCGAGCCGACCGCCTCACCTTGGAGTTGCTTAGGAAGATGAAGCAGTCAGGCTGCAAAAGCGTGTTCGTCGGCGTGGAATCGGGCGACCAGCAAATCCTCGACAAAGTGGTCTGCAAAAGCCTCGACCTCAACCGCGTGGTCGAATTCGCCAAGAACGCCAAAGAAGTCGGCTTAAAAACAGGCGCCTTCTACATCATCGGGTTCCCGGGAGAAACAAAGCAGAATATGCAGCGCACCGTCGATTTTGCCCTTGAAATGAAGCGTAAATACGATGTGGGTATGCACTTGTTTGCGGCGACCCCATCTTATGGCACACGGCTCTATGAGGAGTGTAAGGCTAAAGGGTATATCGCTGCGGATTTGTCGTGGAACAGTTTTGCACAAGCCCGCCAAGCAAGAGGGCTCCCTTTGATTACCACAGATGAGTTTACGCCTGCAGAAGTCAAAGAGATCGCTGCTAAAGCGTTGGCAGAATACAAAAAAATACACCTGATCAATCTGGCGAAGCACCCCACTAAGGCACTTAAGACAGCGTTCGATCAGCCACAGCTGATCTGGAAATACCTCAAAAACTTACCGCCATAA
- a CDS encoding ferritin-like domain-containing protein produces the protein MEPKKELLDFLKNQVNVEKEIVESLEKAIVDMKNPAVKGVLKGVSLDSVKHAELYTSAITLLTSASTALTQGDLDTQRELIQKHIDIEAKLIKVLKEKIPEIENKKVVFLLKAILEDEIRHHAMLKMTLEIIVKGETITEDDWWKMLWENVPFHGAPGGG, from the coding sequence GTGGAACCAAAAAAAGAGCTTCTTGATTTCTTGAAAAATCAAGTTAACGTAGAAAAAGAAATCGTAGAATCACTAGAGAAAGCTATCGTGGATATGAAGAACCCCGCGGTTAAAGGCGTTCTAAAAGGGGTATCTCTGGATTCGGTTAAGCACGCTGAGCTTTACACTTCAGCGATTACTCTACTGACAAGTGCATCGACAGCTTTAACCCAAGGTGACCTAGACACGCAGCGGGAACTCATCCAAAAACACATCGACATAGAAGCCAAACTCATCAAAGTACTCAAAGAAAAAATCCCCGAAATCGAAAACAAAAAAGTCGTTTTCCTCCTAAAAGCCATCCTCGAAGACGAAATCCGCCACCACGCCATGCTCAAGATGACCCTTGAAATCATCGTTAAAGGCGAAACCATAACCGAAGACGACTGGTGGAAGATGCTCTGGGAGAATGTACCATTCCATGGCGCACCGGGCGGCGGCTAA